Genomic DNA from Rana temporaria chromosome 1, aRanTem1.1, whole genome shotgun sequence:
ACACATTACTATATTTCAGGGGCCCAAAGGAACTCTAGAAAACTCGACTGGCACTTTGCTAGGTTATAGTTtggcaaaaataaaatttaagtTTAGTGGTCAGTTAACAAATgtgttgtaaaaataaatacaaacttaCAATTCAGCACTGTATTTTCACATAACAGCCTCTATATCTACCTTTACTAATATACagccaaaaagagaacacaaTTTGTTATAAGGCTCAGTTCAGTACCCTTGcaaaaacgcactacagttcattttaaatggtttcctatgggacacgttcacatctatgctttggAAAGGGTCAGTGACTTTTTTTAAACACCAAATGGTGCTTTTTttgttcaatagacttcaatggagaagctacaGAGAAGCATGAAGTGCGTTTTTGCAGCGATTtgcattttataatttgcccaacAACAAACTggctcaaagaaaaaaaatgtatattatatatatatatatatatatatatatatatatatatatatatatatatacacacacacacacacacacacacacacacacacatgtgtgtgtatgtatatatatatatatatacacacacacacacacacgtgtgtgtatgtatgtataaacaAAATCGCAAATTGCATCAAAACTGCATGTGCAAtaacgcaaaaagcactgcagaaacgatCAAAAGCAAAGTATGTAGATGGAAACTAACCCTAAGAGCCTATTACATCTGAGATTGAATTAGTCGCGATGCACAACGTTCATTTCACATGCATGCAAACTGACACTTTCAAATctgtatggctttttttttatggatataaACATAGCTCTCTTATACAACACATAGCAGTGTTTAGCTCTGTAATCTATAGCAGtgatcagaaacaaacaaaaatctaaaTCCTGCACTCGAGATTAGTACTGTGGCTTAATTTACACCtaaatatttgtaaatatgtgTACACATGTAAATGCATTTTAGTGGACCTAGAGGAGTGGATGAAGAAATGTGTATCTAAACACGCATGAAAGCAAGTAGCTTATGCGCCATTACATGTTATTTATGCTAGATGTTTCTGCCAGCAAGATCCAGCATAGGTATTAGTATTTGAATCACCCCATCATGCATGAGCCCTAGCACAGGCAGTACTATGGAAAATACCCTTACTGGAAACCACAGGAAAAAAGTAGCAAGTAGGATTTTTCCAAAAATCTTTAGATGTGAACTGTGCCTACATGGTTAACGCTAAAGTGTTGCTTTTGCTGTTAAATAccatttttaaacaaattcaatACTGTGTGTCCCGATGCAAAAAGCCTATTCCGTCTTACCTTGGTCAGTTTTGGTTGCAGGTTTCCAGTTTTCAGCGCTGATCACCGGCAGACATACCTGGCCCTTCTCATCAATATTCGGGTGGTAGATTTTGGTTTTGAATGTGATCTTGGGTGGTTTAAATGGGTACTCTGCTGGGAAGTTAATTTCAATCCGAAATGCACCTTTGTCATATGGGGGATTGTCCTGgagtaatgaagaagaaaaatttactaatgaaaacctttattcaaaaATGCCTTCCTAAAGGGTAGCATAAATGTCACATGACTCATAAAACTAAGCTAGGACTGGACAAGTCGCAGTTACAAGCTCTTACAGAGATATGTCTTAGTTGCTTACCATGAGCAAGATTACAGTATATCTCATGCCAGACAAATGTACTGTTACCTTCTGTACTGACAGTGGTGAAATCAACAACTAAGATACACCAAATATTCAGTGTGCAGTTAGAACTTTGAGATGTGCTTATTATATATTGCATGTTGAAGAAGAACTGGGAGGACAGAAGAGATTATCAGGCTAGGAAATAGCTCTGCATGAAAAGGTCTGCATTCAAAAGTCTTAGAACAAATGTGTATTATTGCAAAGGAAGCTCTAAGGTAAGTAGTGATCCAGTGAAAGGCAGGGCAGGAGAGCGGAAAGGATCCTGCTGTCAAGGGGCCAATGCAGGTTATGCCAGAACAAGGAGGGCCCAGGTAGCAACGGACAGACAGATAGGGGATGAATCTAAATGCTATGGAGGGAGGGATCAGACTGCATTTTGTTTGGCAGAAAGGCAGAGGCAATATATTGGTGTAAAGAATCCCAGGCCGACACTGAGGAAGGGAACAAAAGTTAGTTGAGCTGAGGGGAAAAAAGCTCAACACAGCGAGATGAAGAATGAGAATTGCCAACTTTTTAGCTGGGCAATTTATGAGGCGCCATATTCTGGGGTAAACAGCTTTAGGAATCCATAGATCTGTAGATGTACAGTCTCATTTCATGTACTGAAATTAATTACTGGAGATTTAACTGTAGACTGGGGGGGTTGGTGCTGTCAGAGCCGCGATCCCGTGCCAATGATTGGCcacagggggagccaatcagcgggcccGGCGGACACAGTGTTCACCAGCCACCTGCAATCAATCGCCGCAGGGACAGAATGGCAAACAAGCAGACCGCCGTGGTGCCAGGCATGAACACTCTGATCTagtgttcctgctaatcaggaacacagatcagAGTGTCCATGCAGCgagcccaccccccacagttagaaacacactgaaGGAACAcagacagttaaccccttccctgcgagtgtcttagtacaatgtcagtgtatattttttagcactaatcactaatgtcactggttcccaaaaaagtatcaaaagtgtcagctaggtgtccaatctgtctgccgaaatgtcgcagtcccgctaaaaatccctgatcccgccattacaagtaaaaaaattataaaaatgctataaatatatcccctattttgtagacactataactttgtgcaaaccaatcaatatacgatcaggatttttttttaaccaaaaatatgtagcagattacatattggcctaaattgacgaggaaattttttattgaattgtcgctcttttttggtttatagcgcaaaaaaaaaaatcacgtgatcaaataccaccaaaataaagcgctatttgtgggaggaaaaaggacatacattttatttgggtacagtgccatatagaataaaaatgacctggtcattaaggtgGTAAAACATTCCAGGGCCGAAGTGGTTAGAAGCAGACACCCTCTGCTGCCTTCTTGTACCTCAGGCTGTGCTGTCTGAATGCCCAAGATAGTGGGAGCAGACTATTATTTATGCAGTTCTATTTTACCAGGGCTGGCGCCTACTTGGGGCGGGGGTGGTTCCCCAGTATGCTCCAGTGCTCTGATGCTTGGGAGTAGGTGTTTCTGTCCAGGTGCACTTGGGTGAGTCTACTTGTATATGTCATGCAGCAGCAGGTGTTTTTATAACGTATTGTGATCTTCTTGTACTGTTCCTGAGGAAGCAGTGTTGTCAGCTGCGAAACACATCAAGCTGTGAACTAGTTTGGTCAGAACTTTGAAAATTTTACACTGTATAGATGCCTAATGCTGTACAAATAAATGTTCTTCATAATTTTCATGGCTTAGGAGTACAATACAAACTAATGGATTAATATGTTGGGCTTTATAGGTTATAATGTGATGCAACAATAAAgccatatagagatatatatttatatatacacacacacacacacatacatatacatacattatatacacacacacacacacacacacacacacacacaatcatatGCATGACTTCAACTCACTGGAACTATGAGACCCTGCCAAGTCAGAAGGTTGGCTTCATCAACCTGGATATTACGAAAGTTTTTCAATCCAGATTTGCGGATCTCTTCAAGctcctgaggaaaaaaaaaagactttgagtTTAAGTGCACATGACAGTTTGAACATCAGAAAAGTTGGTAATGCATCAAAAGGCAAATATAGTGAATTAAAGTTATGACATGGGAAAGACAAGCAGTGAAGAGGTAAACACTTAAATTGGTGCtccagcacaccccccccccctcatgaaaAAAGTAAAAGCcagatacaaatactgtagctgctaacttttaatattaggacacttgcctgtcctggaatccagcgatgttggtACCCATgccgatgtttccatcagctctcgggtgctgccaccgccataaCCTGCGGCTTTACAgccaattccctactgcgcatgtgcacttTCCGAATGGCCCGGGCGTTTGATGTACCTTCGCCGTGGCGAGGTCTGAAGGAAGTGGGgtcaggtacctgtcaaaaacaggagcCCGCTGcccccgaaaggtggcaaatATGGAGTCGGAGAGGGGAGGCAACAGATAAGCGGCGCttgcacttttgggtggaactccgctttaaagtgtcactaagccctggaccctgcagtcactatatattttagtaaatataaactgctaaataccccttctcatcagcagtatagcagtcttgtgacttctatcagtgtctggttaaagcttgtatgagttttcattttcccctgactgtcctatgaggatgcaggacccctgaccctctgtctgaacagtgctgattgaccctgtgccaagcacatgcactctcccaagaaaaaaaaactccaatacaatacacaccaaactgagcatgtccaGACTGACTCCACTCCACTATTGTGGACAATGCAAGAGGGGAAGATCTGtgaatacaggatcaaacagtcttttacacaatgcagaggattaatctCTGTCTGGGAAAGACTGGGTAAGGGGGAGATTCACAGCTCCCTAACAATGGTTATCAGGACAGAAAGTGACAGGTAATCCAAAATGTTTATCTGTTCCTTAAATGCAATACACTATTTAAGGCATACATTGGAAACATTTCCACcgacaagttaaaggggttgtaaaggtacaatttattttcctaaatagcttcctttatcttagtgcagtcctccttcacttacctcatccttccattttgcttttaaatgtccttatttcttcttagagccgggttcacactgggacggcatgacttcgggggcgactcggcaaggcgtcctgaagacgacttcagaggcgacttgcaaaatgacttctgtatagaagtcaatgcaagtcgccttcAAAGTTGTACAAGAgccctattagaacggttctattgaatagaatgggacgcgactcgtcaggcggctcagtcgcctgacgagtcgccccaatgtgaaccagctcttagaaatcctcacttcctgttcttctgtctgtaactccacacagtagtgcaaggctttctcccttgtgtggagggtcgtgctcgcccccccctggactacaggagagtcaggacgctctctacgttgcagatagagaaaggaggtgtgtgttagtgggcgtcctgactctcctgtagtccaagggaaggggcaagcacgacactccacaccagggagaaagccttgcattacggtgtgcagttagacagaagaacaggaagtgaggatttctcagaagaaataaggacatttaaaagcaaaatggaaggatgaggtaagcgaaggaggactgcactaaggtaaaggaagctatttagggagaaaaaaaaaaattgtacccttacaacccctttaaattagtcAGTGaaataaagcatgctatccagaAACACTGCAACTCTGAGAGAAAGCAGAGCAGTCTTAAAAAGTGTGTGGTACTACAGACTGACAAGGGGCATCTTCTTACTTCCAACCCTTCTTATACTGGTTCTCAAATCTCATACTAAATAGTAATGCTAAGCTCAGCCATTAGTGGAACACAGCATAGATCCTCAAACTTGCAGACAAAGGAATTGTACAAAACTGCTATTCTGGTTTCAATACTATGAGGCGGTGAACAAATATCAAAGTGGATAAAAGAATTAAGGCTTCAGAATTATTGTTCCGATTTAGCAAATCAGAAAATAGCCAAAGCATCACTGGGGCCCaggcaggcaactagcattttcataaGGCCAATTCCAGTTCCAGTTTTTTGTTATgcagaactccagccaaacaTATCATAAAAAGGACTTGCCCATTAACTGTTTGCCACCCAGCCACAGTTCATTCACTGCAGCAGGGTGGCACGAGCAGGCAGAATCACGTAAATGTACATCATCCTGCCTCTTCCAGGTAAGAGGTGCGCCACGACTCCCGGTACCTAGATGCTGGAAGCTTTAAGCGGCCGGGCGATCATGTGATCGATATGTACTTACATGATCACAATGTCAGCAAAGCTGTTATGAATGAATAGCGATGCAgggattggcccacagctatcacagcaccctgtaccatgggATAGCTGTGGGCCAAAGACAGTGCACATTAGTAAATTACAGCTGTTATAAATGTAACCCATTCATGACATTTCACAACACTGCTGTTACCGTTATCACTGTTAACAGcaaagtgtatatataaatataaaaataaaactgatCACCTACCCCAGAGTAGGACAGTGTCAACTTATaacaaaaatgaaaagaaatTCAAAAGTCCGTAAACCCAAAATTGTGGTCAATCAATGTTGGAGCAGTTTATTTGACCAAAAGGGAAGCTTCAAGTGTGGTGTCCCCAACTGTGGAGCATGCCAATACATGTGGCATAATAAGAAGGTTACAGGTAGTGATGGCCAAACCCAAACCCATGCCATTCGGCAATTCATCAATTTGTGGTTCACAATTTGTAGTGTATTGTCCGATATGCCCCTGTGGCCTTCTTTACGTGGGCCGCACCATCCGAACTTTACACATACGGTTTGGGGAGCATAAAATGAAAATACTCAAAAGTGTTGATAACCATTCACTACCATTACATTTTTTGCATCAACATGATCATAATCCATCTGGTCTTAGGCTACTTGGCTTGGAAGTTAAGGGTGAGGATGCCGATACTGGCAAGCGCTTTTGGAGACTTTGTAGAAGAGAAACTTTTTGGATACATCGATTAGGAGCCATAGCGCCTAGGGGCCGGAATGTAAGGCTGGATGTTCAGACCCTTATGTGACCCGCCGGTCTCCTTCCCCcttctgtgtatgtatgtatgtgtaatatatatatatatttatatattacacacacacacacacatatatatatatatatatatatatatatatatatatatatatatatatataaaaattctctTTTTTTGCCATCGTGTGGGTGTCATTATACCAATAGgttctgttttcttattttttatttttcatccaagtatttgtgtacatttttatctttatttcatttaaaatttttctttattttatatttactattACTAATCACAATTTTTACTCAAATCCACCATTGTTCTTAATGATTAGCGACTATTGATTATCAATTACTATAGCAGCAAACGTTTATAGATTTTCTAtttattgatttctttttttgtagggTTAGCTTTCATGTACTCCATGGATCAGCGCTTTTAATTAATTGTTACACATTTGGGAATCATTATTGTTgtgcaaattttatttttattatccctaattaactatcctatagtggtCCAGTTCCGTCAGGGAgttttttgttataattttttttataaaaaaaattgaattttttttttcccccccatctaTGTCCATGGGGACACTGTTGTACTGCTCCtgccccggaagtgatgtcattagGCATCTTCCTGAGTTTCCAGGAAGTGGATTCCCCCCCATACTGAGCTGGTTCCCTGGTTTCTTAGTGTGTGGTTTTTGGACACCTCTAAATGCCCAAAAAACCCCATACCTCCGCAGCTACTTCAGGCATGTAGAGGTGAGACATGGATtgaccctttatttatttttatatataatttttttttttacacctgtaaataCAAGTTAATGTGCAATATATCATGGATTTGaatgaattattatttatttgtgcatttatgatgtgtttttttcCGCCCCTTTGAgggtgtggcttttttttttttacacagttttcAATTCCACCATTTCCTATAAAAGCGCTTGTCCATGGTGTGCGAGACTAGCCTAGCTCTGAGAAAGGGGGTGCATCCCCAAAACACGTTCGCTTTACcctgtgttctgtgcatgtccatgcactgtgctTATGGctttttgtcagttgcattttgtagAGTACTCACTttatacaaaaaattattattaaattatctctggtaatgcactaggtgtgcgcgccttccatttctgtttttcttgcagcttttcaatggggtttaagtatgggctctgactaggccacgcAAAAACATAAACCTTCTccttcattgtcatgttggaagggaaAACTTTTCTATAGACAACTTTTTGGCAGagagcagcagattttcctcaagaattttacAGTACTTTTCCCCAtaaatttttccttctatcctgacaagttccccagtccctgctgcagagaaactccCTAATAGCATGATATtatcacctccatgctttactgcaggaacggtgttatttggatggtgagctgtattggatttctgccAGACATATGTTTGGTCTTGAGGCCAAATAGTTAAATTGTAGACTCATCTGACCaaaacacctttttccatgtggtcTCAGTGGCATTTTGACAAAGCTCAGAcgtgactgcatgtggcctttcttgaggggtagcttttttttcttgcaaccctcccatacaagccacatttgtggagaaatTGTGAtcttgttgtcacatgcacacaatgaccaacCTGTCATAAATTCCTACAACTGCTacagttgctgtaggcctcttggcagcctctctgaccagtttcctcctgtctctttcatccagtttggagcaaCGTCCTGATCCAGgcagggtctgtgttgtaccaaataccttccacttcttaataataaACTTAACTAGGCTTATAGGCATTGATAAAGCtgacttttttttgtatccatttcctgacttgtgcctgtccacaactaTATCCTGGAGATCTTTTAACAGTgtcttgccacccatagttgtctggttcagttgcactaccagggattgaaatgctccaggaaagctcttttcatgccgAGTTAATTAAAAGGactacagctgatcacagttgaaaaTCAATGGCTGTGTGTGTCATTGAGAAGCTGATTAGATACACCTGATTGAGATTTTAAGTCATTTTTGGGATGGGGGtggtcctttttccaactcaatgCTTTtgtttttgaatatatttttatgctgacatgttggtgttatatctttcacttggatgttataagttgcacttcaTAAATACAGctagataaaacaaaaactgtcagTCTTAATTTCAGGCCGCAAAGCaacaaaatttgattattttaagGGGGTGATTTTCTATAccccctgtatatatacacacacacaccatagtttgtagatgctataactttcacacaaaccaaataTACaggtattggatttttttttccaaagacatgtagcagaataaattttgtcctaaatttatgaagaaatttgattttatttgatatgtttttataacaaagtagtatttatttttttttgtcttttttcctttatatagcaaaaaactgtggcgatcaaatgccaccaatagaaagctctatttgtgcttaaaaaaaaaaaaatatatatatatatattatatatatatatatatatatatatatatatatatatatatatatatatatatattatatatatatatatatatatatatatatatatatatatatatatatataaaattacatttacatACAGTGCTCTGTGACTGAGCATTTGCCAGTTAAATTAGcagagtgctgaatagcaaaaaatggcctggtcatgaagaaggTAAAACTttccagagctcaagtggtttatttctgtctgtgtttcTGTAAGAAGTTTGCCTCACTTCCTAGATAGTAGTAAAAACATAACAGGGGTTCTAACTCTTCCACACTACAAAACAATTTTGACTggacaaacattttatttatgctaaaaaaaacaaattgtacaAGAAACACAGATTATccacttaaaagggttgtaaaccctcatgttttttcaccttaatgcatcctatgcattaaggtgaaaaaaaaaacttgcccggCCCCTCCGAGCCccgctttacttacctgagccccgaacttccGTGGGCCAATCCCGCGTCGTTCTCcccacggcttctcggctcttcattggatagattaatagcagcgcagccattgggtcccgctgctgtcaatcaaatccaatgacgtggctgaGTTGTGTATAAaaacgggagcacgcccgcaaggtaaccccctcgggagagagcttcccagaaggggttatctattgcggggaggagccacaagaGCTGCCGTGAGACCCCAGacgaggacgatcggggccactctgtgcaaaacaagctgcacagtggaggtaagtatgacgtttgtttttaaatgtgaacctatagtatcactttaaccagggctcaacaaatcccaggcgccaggtcaccatGGTGACAACAAATGGTTTCCTGGCACCTAAGCTGTCGCCCCAATGCTTCCTGGGTGCTGTTTGCCCATCTGCAGGCCCAGGATTGGTATAGCAGATGCCACCGGGTATAGGGGAGGAAGGAGAGCCGACATGTCTGCTTTCCTCCCCTTCTTGTTGCTACACAGAAGTAACGTgtatgacgtcacttctgggtcCTCATTGACAGTTTCCCCGACCATCAAGGCCAGGAAATTATGTAATGCAGTGCGATGTGCTTTACaatcagtggagcacaggggagacatgcagggtcttttggttacaggttctctttaatgagaaatACCTTGTATGTTACAATAAAGAGAACCGGtcaccaaaaaaagaaataaaaactcaTCTACATAGACACGCTTCGGGGCGCGATAACCTTGATTGCTATACACGTTACATatcaccagggctgtggagtcggaggaaattttgggtacctggagtcggagtcggcaaacaatgcaccgactccgactcctactaaatttagattggaattaaaaaaaaaaaaaaaagcaagtttaaatgtcccaattcacaaaaagttataattaatgacttctctactgtaagaataaagaccaatgcatgcagtgcctcacgtaaccgcaaaacgaacacgttaagtgaccgtgaagaagcatgcttttcatgtgcttcactatatggcacgcaacgcacaattag
This window encodes:
- the UBE2L3 gene encoding ubiquitin-conjugating enzyme E2 L3, with product MAASRRLMKELEEIRKSGLKNFRNIQVDEANLLTWQGLIVPDNPPYDKGAFRIEINFPAEYPFKPPKITFKTKIYHPNIDEKGQVCLPVISAENWKPATKTDQVIQSLIALVNDPQPEHPLRADLAEEYSKDRKKFCKNAEEFTKKYGEKRPVD